The segment TTCTTTTGCTACCTCTACCATATGGGTTATAAAAGCCCAGTCCCCTCTACTTTTTGGTGGAACTCCCCTCCAGAATCTTGAAAAGGTATCAGCAGCAGCATCTTCAGCTCCCCACTTATCGAGGCTGAAAGGAGGGTTAGCCACAACTGTATCAAACTTCATTAAAGAGTCCTCCTCTTTATGCTTTGGATTTCTAATCGTATCCCCCCAGCGTATGGATGCGCCGTCGTAGCCGTGCAGGAACATATTCATCACCGCTAAAGCCCAGGTGCTTCCGTTTGCCTCTTGCCCAAAAAGCGAAAAGTTATCTGATCCTACTTCTTTTGCTGCTTTGATCAAAAGAGAACCAGATCCACATGTTGGATCATATATCCTCGCCCCAACTTCACTTTTTGTGAGTTTAGCTAAAAGAGTGGAAACCTCTCCCGGTGTGTAGAACTCTCCCGCTTTTTTCCCTGCATCACTGGCGAAATTGGCTATTAAGAATTCGTAGGCATCACCTATAACATCTCTTGAAGCCAAATGGGATGGCATTAAATCCAGATTGTTAAAATCTACCAGAAGATTTCTTAACCGCTGGTTTTTTTGCTTCGAATCTCCTAAATTATTGCTGTTAAAAGAAATATTCCTGAAAATTCCTGAACCGTCTTCACTGGTAAGCTTTTCCCGGTTTTCCTCTTCAATATCTGCCAGTGCGATATCAATTAATTCCCCAATGTTGCTTTCATTTCTTTTATCATACAGGTAATCAAAATGCGCATTTATTGGTAAAATAAAACGCTCCATACTCATAGCACGGTTTACACGGCTTTCATCACCATCATATTTTTCTGTATAAGCGGCTCGTTTTTCCTTATTTACATCGCTTACATATTTAAGAAAAAGCATGGTAAGAATATAATCCTTGTATTGACTAGGATCGATTACACCGCGAAAGGTGTCGCAGGCATTCCACACGGTTCTGTTGATATCCTGGGTTTTTAAAGAGGTATTCATGATTTATTTATGGTGTTTAGTAGTTGTTGATACATTAATTTTTCTTTCAGGTCGTTTATTTTGCTAAGGAAGTCTCATACGTCTCACCTTTAGATTATCAAATAAAACGATCTTTTTCTGTTTCTCAATCGAAGGCAAAGGTATTTCTAAGGAAGCCAAATAATTTTTGTTGATGGTAGGGAGGGAGGTGCCTTTAGATACGCTTTTAAAAAAATGTTGAGTCTTTGGATGGTTAATGTACCAGGAGAGATATTCCGGCACCACCCTATGTATATCCAGGTTTCTAATGACTAGAAATATTGAAGAGGCTACAGCAGGAGAATATTCTTCGTTGTAAACAACTGCAAAAAAATCGTTTCCCTTGGAAGCCACCAAAACGTCTCCTTTGTGCAGGTAATGTTTTTCGACCTTGGCATCTGAAAACGCTGTCGGGCTTAATCCCTTCCTGAACCTGTAAAACTCATCTACATCCCGGGCCTGCAGGTTGAAAACATCCCCGGAAGGTTTCCCTTTCAGATATATCCCTGAGGTTATCTTTGCCAAATGTTTTATCTGATGCTTCATTTTTTATTGAGTATGACGATTACAAATTAATAACAAATGGGTGAAACCCGCAAAATTTTTTGCAGTATACTTTGTACAAAAATTATCTAGAGGATGAATTTTCTGGTATTTCTGTGGTGCCAATAATAGTTTTAGATTATCTTTCCCTGTAGGAAGTGGTTTGTATATAGAGGATTTTCCAACCATTGGGCATCGCTAACCACTTGAATTTTTACATAATCCTTCCGAAGAATGGAAAAATTAATTAACCAACTCATGCAGAAGATGGACATGATCCTGGAGAATCAACAAATAATTCTAAATCGCCTGGATCAGTCGATCATTTATCCGCAATACAAAGAGAAACCTGCCAAACCAAAAGCACAAACAAAAAAGGAAGAGGAGAGGGAAGCTATAGAACGATATAAGCTCTTACTCATTCACGGCCCCAAAATTAGAGAGAAATTTAATCTCGTGGCTGCTCCACAATCTAACAGAATACTTGCTTATCTTAAAACTGGAGATCCTGTAATTTTTGATGGTCTGAAGAGGAGAAAATAAGGTCAATAATTCATATATTCAATCCATGGCTTCTTCCAAAGAAATAATTAAAGCAATTGATGAATTTCTCGAAATAAATAAACAACCAACGACAACACCACCGGAAGTAAATGCCTGG is part of the Antarcticibacterium sp. 1MA-6-2 genome and harbors:
- a CDS encoding type I restriction-modification system subunit M, coding for MNTSLKTQDINRTVWNACDTFRGVIDPSQYKDYILTMLFLKYVSDVNKEKRAAYTEKYDGDESRVNRAMSMERFILPINAHFDYLYDKRNESNIGELIDIALADIEEENREKLTSEDGSGIFRNISFNSNNLGDSKQKNQRLRNLLVDFNNLDLMPSHLASRDVIGDAYEFLIANFASDAGKKAGEFYTPGEVSTLLAKLTKSEVGARIYDPTCGSGSLLIKAAKEVGSDNFSLFGQEANGSTWALAVMNMFLHGYDGASIRWGDTIRNPKHKEEDSLMKFDTVVANPPFSLDKWGAEDAAADTFSRFWRGVPPKSRGDWAFITHMVEVAKENTGKVGVVVPHGVLFRGSSESKIRQQLIEENLLEAVIGLPANLFFGTGIPAAILVFNKKRNLPDKKNTAVLFIDASQQFESGKNQNKLRDEHIEKILQAYRDFAVGNTTPGEIEEKFSYVATFDEIKENDFNLNIPRYVDTFEEEEEVDIPAVQKEIDQLEKELSEVEGEMNRYMKELGFQE
- a CDS encoding restriction endonuclease subunit S, yielding MKHQIKHLAKITSGIYLKGKPSGDVFNLQARDVDEFYRFRKGLSPTAFSDAKVEKHYLHKGDVLVASKGNDFFAVVYNEEYSPAVASSIFLVIRNLDIHRVVPEYLSWYINHPKTQHFFKSVSKGTSLPTINKNYLASLEIPLPSIEKQKKIVLFDNLKVRRMRLP